From Deltaproteobacteria bacterium:
TCAGATGATGTCCTCCTACTCCTGGCCGGGGAATATCCGGGAACTGAGGAACGTAGTAGAGCGCCTGGTGATCCTGGCCCTGGATGACGTGATTTCTCCCGACCTGATCCCGGTATCGATAAAACAGGGCGGTTTCAAGAAAGAAGTGGAGGAAGGTTCCCCGGAGGGAGATTACCGAAAAGCCCGTGAGGATTTTGAGAGGAATTTTTTCCTGGTAAATCTTGAGCGCAACGGGTGGAATGTTTCTAAAACCGCCGAAGAAGTCGGCATTGAACGGAGCAACCTCCACAGAAAGATCAAGCAGCTCGGTCTCAGGAAATAATAGTCCAAAGGGATAAAGAAAGTTCAACGTTCAATGTTCAACTGGATTAAAAAATGTTCAACGTTCAATGTGCAACGGCGGGATTCAAGGTCCAAAGTCGCGGAGTCCAGAGTCCAGAGTCCAGAGTAGAAAAGGGAACGCGGGGAACAAAGAGCTGTCATTGCGAGGAACATCGAGGGAGACGAGAGGGACGCGGCAATCCCGGGCGACTTGTCGCGGCGAAGTTCGAGGAACGAAGACGGAAGCTGAAAAGGTCAAGAGCTGATTTACCACAGCCTGCCCTGAGACTTGTCGAAGGGTGGTGTGACCTGCAAGTGGTCACTTCTGTGGTGAGTTGGCTTTGGACGTTGAACTTTGAACGTTGAACGTTGGGTTCCAGGTACTCATTTACAGGATGATCCTAAATTAATGGGAGAATGAAAATGTCTGAGGCCGATCGTTGTGAAATGGAGAGGGCGGTTCGTTCACTCATCGAGATCAACCTGGGCGTAAGAGAGGATGAAACGCTCCTGTTGCTCGGGGACCGAGGTGATGATGTCATGGACCCGCGGCTCCCGCTGGATGTGGCCGAATGCCTTGAACGGATTCATCCCGCGTCCAGAACCGTCATCTATCCATCCACCGGAAGAAGCGGCATTGAACCCCCTGAATCTGTCTGGGAGGCGGCCTTCGGTCTGGAAACGGTGCGGCGTTTCCGGGAAGGAGGCCTTTTTAAAAAGCTCCTTGAAAAGAATGTCTCCGAGCAGGATATCAGGGACGCCGGGGAACTGGTCTCTCCCTCGGATGCGGTGGATACCGTAGTTGCCCTGGCCTTCCATTCCACCAGCCATACATCCTTTCGCAAGATGCTCACCCTGTGGGGGAAGGCTCGCTATGCCAGTATGCCCCACTTTCTCAGGGATATGTTCTTCGGGTCCATGAACGTGGACTGGAGAGCCCTGGCGAGTTCCACTCAGACCCTCGCCAGGGCTCTCGAAGGGGTCGATGCCTTCGAGATTCGCGCCGGCAATGGCACCGACCTGAGACTTGAGGTGTCGGGAAGACCCTTCAAGGCGGACGATGGTGATCTGACAAAACCCGGTTCATTCGGCAACCTCCCTGCCGGCGAGGTTTTCATGGCCCCTCTGGAGGGGACCACGGAGGGAACCCTGGTCATTGAATGGGGGCCATCATCAAAGCTGGCTGCTCCATTGAAGGTAAATATCGAGGAGGGCCGGGCGGTCTCAGTCTCCGGTGGGAATCCGGACGATGTAAAATGGCTGGAAGGCCTGTTTTCCGCTCATCCTGAGAACAACAACATCGCTGAGCTGGGCATCGGCACCAATCCCGGTGCAACACGCCCGGACAGTATCCTTGAATCCGAGAAGATACTCGGGACGGTTCACCTCGCCTTCGGTGACAACCACACCTTCGGAGGTAATGTTGTGGCCCCATTTCACCTTGATTTTGTGGTCTATAATGCCACTCTGGAAGGCCGGTGGGAGCTGGGAGGGGGAAGGAGAGTCCTGCTCACCGAAGGAAAGCCGGGTTGGTAGCCTGCCGGCCTGTAAACCCCGTTCCCTGGACAGTTGACATCTCGTTTCTAAAGTCCTATGTTCCTGCGTATACTGTATACAAAATTTCCAAAGGAGGTGGGTGTGCCGGGATTCCAATTGTAGCGTATTTCCACAGTTTTCCGTGGGAAATCATTTCAGTAGTCCGTTTCTTTTTCGAAACCAAAACCACATAATCAAAGGAAAGGTGCCATGTCAATGCTCACGAGTTCCGTAGGTAGAAAGATGTTCATGGCGGTGAGCGGCCTGTTCATGCTCCTGTTTGTTGTGGCGCACCTGCTGGGAAACTCCACCATTTTTATCGGTGCCGGCTGGCTGAACGCATATGCGGAGCATCTTCAAAGCCTGCCTATCCTGGTATGGCCGGAACGGGTCATCATGTTCGTCCTGCTCTGTTTGCACGTCTACTTCGGCATTACCCTGACGCTGGAGAACTGGGGCGCCAAGGGGGGCAAGTACGCGGTAACCAGGAGGCTCAAGGCCACCTTCGCCGGTAGGAACATGATCTGGACAGGGCTTGTGCTCCTGGCCTTCATCGTCTACCACCTGCTCCAATTCACCTTCCGTGTTACCCCGGATGTTGTCCAGACAATCGATGTCCAGGGACGCTATGACGTCTTTACCATGGTGGTCAGCAGCCTCCGGATAGCGTCCATTGCCGCTGTCTACATCGTCGCCGTTGCCGCCCTGTTTCTCCATCTGTATCACGGCGCCGAAAGCATTTTACAGACCCTGGGGCTAAATGACGATCGGACGAGGCCGAAGATTAACGCGGTCGGCATAGCGATTTCCGTGCTCTTCCTTGTTGGGTACGGCGCAATACCGGTCCTCATCCTAGCCGGCATTCTGGCCAGATAGGGGGGCATGACAGTGATACTAGACGGAAAGAGTCCGACAGGACCC
This genomic window contains:
- a CDS encoding aminopeptidase; the protein is MSEADRCEMERAVRSLIEINLGVREDETLLLLGDRGDDVMDPRLPLDVAECLERIHPASRTVIYPSTGRSGIEPPESVWEAAFGLETVRRFREGGLFKKLLEKNVSEQDIRDAGELVSPSDAVDTVVALAFHSTSHTSFRKMLTLWGKARYASMPHFLRDMFFGSMNVDWRALASSTQTLARALEGVDAFEIRAGNGTDLRLEVSGRPFKADDGDLTKPGSFGNLPAGEVFMAPLEGTTEGTLVIEWGPSSKLAAPLKVNIEEGRAVSVSGGNPDDVKWLEGLFSAHPENNNIAELGIGTNPGATRPDSILESEKILGTVHLAFGDNHTFGGNVVAPFHLDFVVYNATLEGRWELGGGRRVLLTEGKPGW
- a CDS encoding succinate dehydrogenase cytochrome b subunit translates to MSMLTSSVGRKMFMAVSGLFMLLFVVAHLLGNSTIFIGAGWLNAYAEHLQSLPILVWPERVIMFVLLCLHVYFGITLTLENWGAKGGKYAVTRRLKATFAGRNMIWTGLVLLAFIVYHLLQFTFRVTPDVVQTIDVQGRYDVFTMVVSSLRIASIAAVYIVAVAALFLHLYHGAESILQTLGLNDDRTRPKINAVGIAISVLFLVGYGAIPVLILAGILAR